The following coding sequences lie in one Spinacia oleracea cultivar Varoflay chromosome 1, BTI_SOV_V1, whole genome shotgun sequence genomic window:
- the LOC110793119 gene encoding flowering time control protein FY isoform X2 translates to MWQRDSRDRTILQPTPAAAVDLLPPAAYSDNPSTSFAAKFVHTSLNKNRCSINRVLWTPNGRRLITGSQSGEFTLWNGQSFNFEMILQAHEQAVRSMVWSHNENWMVTGDDGGSIKYWQNNMNNVKVNKSAHKESVRDLSFCRTDLKFCSCSDDTSVKVWDFARCQEETSLTGHGWDVKTVDWHPTKSLLVSGGKDNLVKLWDAKTGKELCSFHGHKNTVLSVKWNDNGNWVLTASKDQIIKLYDIRAMKELESFRGHRKDVTALAWHPFHEEYFVSGSYDGSIFHWLVGHETPQIEVPNAHDNAVWDLAWHPAGYILCSGSNDHTTKFWCRNRPGDTGRDKFNVGYNQGYGEQNPAFANRAGGNFSFQEPPTMPGSFPPGLARNEGTIPGVGAAMPLSIPGVDNSSHGEQKQTHPPPLPPGPHPSMMPPNQPQYQHNPQQMPSFPQPPPNMPQLQPPSHMPLHQHHHIHRPPPQMSPQMPGSMPMPPTSVPMPMPGPMGMQNATNQMVPQMQQGHFMGMNPMQPGPIPSGGMPPSGGFSNGMPNMQGPQSTSGQQMYPPAGTFNRPQGGQMPMMPGLGPYQLSNQSGMPQPPLPPGPPPQQTQQ, encoded by the exons ATGTGGCAGCGTGATTCAAGAGACCGAACAATATTACAACCTACTCCTGCCGCTGCTGTTGAC TTGTTGCCACCAGCTGCATATTCGGATAACCCATCAACAAGCTTTGCAGCGAAATTTGTTCACACATCTCTGAACAAAAATCGATGCTCTATTAATCGTGTTCTG TGGACACCCAATGGAAGGCGTCTAATCACAGGTTCACAAAGTGGTGAATTTACTCTTTGGAATGGGCAGTCATTCAACTTTGAGATGATCCTTCAG GCTCATGAACAAGCAGTCAGGTCTATGGTATGGAGTCATAATGAGAATTGGATGGTCACTGGGGATGATGGAGGCTCCATAAA GTATTGGCAGAACAATATGAACAATGTCAAGGTCAACAAATCTGCTCACAAAGAATCTGTACGGGATCTGAG CTTCTGCCGGACAGACCTAAAATTCTGCTCTTGCTCTGATGACACTTCTGTAAAAGTTTGGGATTTTGCCAGGTGTCAAGAGGAGACATCATTAACAG GCCATGGTTGGGATGTGAAGACTGTTGATTGGCACCCTACAAAGTCTTTACTAGTCTCAG GTGGTAAAGATAACCTTGTGAAACTCTGGGACGCTAAGACTGGGAAGGAGCTCTGCTCATT TCATGGTCACAAGAACACTGTGCTCAGTGTCAAATGGAATGACAATGGAAATTGGGTACTCACTGCTTCCAAGGATCAAATAATCAAG CTTTATGACATAAGGGCTATGAAGGAGCTTGAATCATTTCGTGGCCACAGGAAGGATGTCACTG CACTGGCGTGGCATCCGTTTCATGAAGAATACTTTGTTAGTGGAAGTTATGATGGCTCTATTTTCCATTGGCTTGTTGG GCATGAGACTCCTCAAATTGAAGTTCCAAACGCCCATGATAACGCTGTGTGGGACCTTGCTTGGCATCCTGCTGGATATATATTGTGCAG TGGGAGCAATGATCACACGACAAAATTTTGGTGCAGAAATAGGCCAGGGGATACTGGTCGAGATAAGTTTAATGTTGGCTACAACCAAG GCTACGGCGAACAAAACCCTGCTTTTGCAAATCGTGCAGGTGGGAATTTCTCTTTTCAGGAACCTCCGACAATGCCAGGATCATTTCCACCTGGATTGGCACGAAACGAGGGTACAATTCCGGGTGTAGGTGCTGCGATGCCGCTTTCCATTCCTGGCGTGGATAATTCTTCTCACGGAGAGCAGAAGCAGACTCATCCACCTCCTTTGCCACCAGGCCCACATCCTTCTATGATGCCTCCTAATCAACCTCAATATCAACACAATCCTCAACAAATGCCTTCCTTCCCCCAGCCACCTCCAAATATGCCCCAGCTACAGCCTCCATCTCATATGCCCCTCCATCAACATCATCATATCCATCGTCCCCCTCCCCAAATGTCTCCTCAAATGCCTGGATCTATGCCGATGCCACCTACATCAGTTCCAATGCCAATGCCTGGTCCAATG GGAATGCAGAATGCTACAAATCAAATGGTTCCACAAATGCAACAAGGGCATTTCATGGGCATGAACCCTATGCAGCCAGGACCCATACCTAGTGGTGGAATGCCTCCCTCTGGAGGTTTCTCAAACGGCATGCCAAATATGCAGGGCCCACAAAGTACGAGTGGGCAACAAATGTATCCACCTGCAGGAACATTCAACCGTCCGCAAGGTGGACAAATGCCGATGATGCCTGGGCTTGGTCCTTATCAG ctttctaATCAAAGTGGTATGCCACAGCCTCCTTTACCACCTGGTCCCCCTCCACAGCAAACACAACAGTAA